Proteins encoded together in one Telopea speciosissima isolate NSW1024214 ecotype Mountain lineage chromosome 4, Tspe_v1, whole genome shotgun sequence window:
- the LOC122660515 gene encoding zinc finger protein GAI-ASSOCIATED FACTOR 1-like — MPVELDNTSAMTVSTVSGEASVSSSGNQVAPPPTTTTKKKRNLPGMPDPDAEVIALSPKTLMATNRFVCEICSKGFQRDQNLQLHRRGHNLPWKLRQRSSNEVRKRVYVCPEPSCVHHDPSRALGDLTGIKKHYCRKHGEKKWKCDKCSKKYAVQSDWKAHSKTCGTREYRCDCGTLFSRRDSFITHRAFCDALAEESARAHPVANSKSEEEPKRQIVASSPPHSSVVVSAVLPIQNPDLPGNSIDMIKHIPPSTCLNGSSGNSSNSSCTSTSNGSTTTSVFASLFASSSDLICAMARSERSTALATVSAAEPTSLCLSSNGGGSTIFGTTLGTERRQYTMPSSPAMSATALLQKAAQMGAAATNSSFLRGLGLTSSSSSGQQEGLQWSRHLESEPGSSTTTAGGGGGLGLGLGLPCEGGRALTELMMGPSSLFGPKPTTLDLLGLGIGVGGGSPTGGFSALMTSIGGGGLDVAAAAATFGGGNSAGKTWRPEATERKPSGAAPAPALL, encoded by the exons ATGCCTGTCGAGTTGGACAATACGTCCGCCATGACTGTTTCTACGGTTTCCGGGGAAGCTAGTGTCTCTTCTTCTGGTAACCAAGTGGCACCACCGCCGACAACCACGACGAAGAAGAAGCGGAACCTCCCTGGAATGCCAG ATCCGGACGCTGAGGTAATTGCCTTGTCGCCGAAAACTCTAATGGCGACGAACCGGTTCGTCTGTGAGATCTGCAGCAAAGGATTTCAGCGCGACCAGAATCTGCAGCTACACCGCCGTGGTCATAACCTTCCTTGGAAGCTTCGGCAGCGATCGAGCAACGAGGTCCGTAAGCGTGTTTATGTCTGCCCCGAGCCTTCATGCGTTCACCATGATCCTTCGAGAGCTCTGGGCGATCTCACGGGGATTAAAAAACATTACTGTCGGAAGCACGGCGAGAAGAAATGGAAATGCGATAAGTGTTCGAAGAAATACGCTGTTCAGTCCGATTGGAAGGCGCATTCGAAGACTTGTGGAACCAGAGAGTACAGATGCGATTGTGGAACTTTGTTTTCAAG GAGGGATAGCTTCATCACTCATAGAGCTTTTTGCGATGCCTTAGCGGAGGAGAGCGCGAGAGCTCATCCCGTTGCGAATTCGAAATCAGAAGAAGAGCCCAAGCGTCAGATCGTTGCCTCTTCGCCTCCGCATTCTTCTGTTGTCGTGTCTGCTGTTTTGCCTATTCAAAATCCAG ATTTACCAGGAAATTCAATTGATATGATAAAGCACATCCCGCCGTCCACCTGCTTAAACGGGAGCAGTGGTAACAGCAGCAACAGCTCTTGCACTTCTACCAGCAATGGCAGTACCACTACTAGTGTTTTTGCAAGTCTATTCGCATCATCGTCAGATTTGATATGCGCCATGGCAAGATCGGAGCGTTCGACAGCGCTAGCAACAGTCTCAGCCGCAGAGCCTACTTCTCTCTGCCTATCGTCCAACGGCGGAGGTTCCACAATCTTTGGTACAACGTTGGGGACGGAACGCCGGCAATACACAATGCCTTCGTCACCAGCTATGTCTGCCACAGCATTACTCCAGAAGGCTGCACAGATGGGGGCGGCTGCTACTAACTCCTCGTTCCTCCGAGGGTTGGGGTTGACCTCTTCGTCGTCGTCTGGGCAACAAGAGGGATTGCAGTGGAGTCGACACTTGGAATCGGAGCCCGGAAGCTCCACCACGACAGCCGGTGGTGGTGGGGGACTCGGACTCGGACTCGGGCTTCCGTGCGAAGGGGGTAGAGCTTTGACGGAGTTAATGATGGGCCCGTCGTCTTTGTTTGGGCCAAAACCCACGACGCTGGACCTTCTGGGGCTGGGCATTGGGGTTGGTGGTGGTTCTCCCACTGGTGGATTCTCTGCTCTGATGACGTCAATAGGAGGTGGCGGATTAGACGTTGCCGCTGCGGCCGCCACGTTTGGGGGAGGGAATTCTGCAGGGAAGACGTGGAGGCCTGAAGCCACGGAGAGAAAGCCTAGTGGCGCTGCCCCTGCACCAGCCCTGTTGTAG